One stretch of Eupeodes corollae chromosome 2, idEupCoro1.1, whole genome shotgun sequence DNA includes these proteins:
- the LOC129947149 gene encoding PHD finger protein 7, which translates to MQVCSVCKKEDDNPTDYGEFMKRSDICVHYYCLLLSTNLPQKGLDYSGILGFLLRDIRIEIKKCAEKICCYCKEPNASISCFKCKTYFHNICANNNGCVSEFINEFHSYCHKHVPFGNEKMLPQQNTSTCWICHDALGEFSPTQTLRSYCCKNGYVHRHCLRKYALTAGYHLACLWCTSKAFRDDVRKHGVFVPDREAIWDNNETLRYTDLHRGYSQCDAKVCQCPQGREFFRGPWKLIVCCTCGASGVHNKCGRDKISKNIYTCDTCRQILARSKQTKDQGKNAKAASSACNYTMFMSKTCEDSEEVGQIVTVSSVDSLEEEQNIQEEDKGEEDIQEEDKEEEDMQEDGKEQENIQEEEKEKDIFQENKEDREMQEEGKEQEQENIQEVKQAKEPPTPTKKTQTKNVSSPQKKSQLTELFVFGRAGEIVGTVQVEKDKLQEKPDKTLFCKEEDAMGFSSSDALLNSIFSDILEEGRELSEDMVDEVFERYKLLLETFGDPDD; encoded by the exons atgcaaGTTTGTTCTGTTTGTAAAAAGGAAGACGACAATCCCACAGATTATGGCGAGTTTATGAAGAGATCCGATATCTGTGTCCACTATTACTGCCTG cTTCTCTCCACCAATCTACCTCAAAAGGGGTTGGACTATTCTGGGATTCTAGGCTTCCTTCTACGTGACATCCGTATAGAAATAAAGAAATGTGCAGAGAAG ATCTGTTGCTATTGCAAGGAACCAAATGCTTCCATCTCATGCTTCAAATGCAAAACATACTTCCACAACATTTGCGCCAACAATAACGGCTGCGTCTCTGAATTTATCAATGAATTCCACTCCTATTGCCACAAACACGTTCCCTTTGGGAACGAAAAAATGCTCCCTCAACAAAATACCTCAACTTGCTGGATTTGCCACGATGCCTTGGGCGAATTCAGCCCCACCCAAACTCTCCGATCGTACTGCTGTAAGAATGGCTATGTCCATCGTCATTGTCTGCGTAAATACGCCCTCACCGCAGGCTATCATTTGGCATGTCTATGGTGCACAAGTAAGGCGTTTCGCGATGACGTCCGGAAGCATGGAGTGTTTGTCCCCGATCGGGAGGCGATCTGGGACAACAACGAAACTCTTCGCTACACCGATCTCCATCGAGGCTACTCTCAGTGTGATGCCAAAGTTTGTCAATGCCCACAAGGTCGCGAATTCTTTCGGGGTCCATGGAAACTGATTGTCTGTTGTACGTGTGGAGCCTCAGGAGTGCATAACAAATGCGGCCGagataaaatatctaaaaacatTTACACATGCGACACATGCAGGCAGATCCTTGCGCGctccaaacaaacaaaagatcaAGGGAAAAATGCCAAAGCTGCTTCTTCCGCATGCAATTACACAATGTTCATGTCAAAAACATGCGAGGATTCTGAGGAAGTCGGGCAGATTGTGACTGTGAGTTCCGTGGATTCCCTTGAGgaagaacaaaatattcaagaagAGGATAAAGGAGAAGAAGATATACAAGAAGAggataaagaagaagaagatatgCAAGAAGATGGAAAGGAACAAGAAAATATACAAGAAGAGGAGAAAGAAAAAGATATCTTCCAAGAGAATAAAGAAGATAGAGAAATGCAAGAAGAGGGCaaagaacaagaacaagaaaataTACAAGAAGTGAAGCAAGCAAAAGAACCCCCAACACCcaccaaaaaaacacaaactaaaaatgtttcaagTCCCCAAAAAAAGTCACAACTAACAGAATTGTTTGTATTTGGAAGGGCCGGCGAAATAGTTGGCACAGTCCAAGTCGAGAAGGATAAACTTCAAGAAAAACCCGATAAGACCCTCTTCTGCAAGGAAGAAGACGCTATGGGCTTTTCGAGCTCGGACGCATTGctcaattcgatattttcagATATTTTGGAAGAGGGTCGAGAATTATCGGAGGACATGGTGGACGAAGTTTTCGAGCGATACAAGCTGTTACTGGAGACTTTTGGAGATCCAGATGATTGA